In Magnetospirillum sp. XM-1, a single window of DNA contains:
- a CDS encoding sensor histidine kinase, which yields MTPTETTTILVADDEPTNLAILGHLLSPHYRVRAVRSGEQALQAAVTAPIPDLILLDIMMPGMNGMAVLRNLKASPATSDIPVIFITAMISPESEEEGLRLGAVDYLTKPITPATALARIRTHLELKQARDRLASQNNWLEQEVRRRMDDIRELERQLYRSQKMEALGTLASGIAHDLNNMLQPIVGLSEMALKEADAQDRNSKRLRHVYDAACRARDLVLRIKLFSRDAEPVKQRIGLAALCNEAEPLIRSLVPASIDLDLKLHQGADHIVADASQIITALLNLASNAIDAVQGIKGRIRVTVERVDIGEPLDHTLSDPPAPGPHACLAVSDNGCGIPAELIEKVFDPFFTTKPPGAGTGLGLSMVHGIVSQHGGAIGITSAMGAGTTISLYLPLAPQKEE from the coding sequence ATGACGCCCACGGAAACGACGACCATCCTGGTAGCCGATGACGAGCCAACCAATCTGGCGATTCTTGGCCATTTGCTGTCTCCTCATTATCGCGTTCGCGCGGTCCGGTCGGGAGAACAGGCGCTGCAGGCCGCCGTCACCGCCCCCATACCGGACCTGATCCTTCTCGACATCATGATGCCCGGCATGAACGGGATGGCCGTATTGCGGAACCTGAAGGCATCGCCCGCCACGTCGGACATTCCCGTGATTTTCATCACGGCCATGATCAGCCCCGAAAGCGAGGAGGAGGGACTCAGGCTGGGGGCCGTCGACTATTTGACCAAGCCGATCACTCCCGCCACGGCATTGGCCCGGATCCGCACCCATTTGGAGCTGAAACAGGCGAGAGACCGCCTGGCCAGTCAGAACAACTGGCTGGAACAAGAGGTCCGTCGCCGCATGGATGACATCCGGGAACTGGAGCGCCAGCTCTACCGCTCCCAGAAGATGGAAGCGCTTGGAACGCTTGCCAGCGGCATCGCCCACGACCTCAACAACATGCTGCAGCCGATCGTGGGATTGTCGGAAATGGCGCTGAAGGAGGCGGACGCCCAGGACCGCAATTCGAAAAGATTGCGCCACGTCTACGACGCGGCCTGCCGTGCCCGCGACCTGGTCCTTCGCATCAAACTGTTCAGCCGGGATGCCGAACCGGTAAAGCAGCGGATAGGCCTGGCCGCATTGTGCAACGAGGCGGAACCCCTGATACGCTCGCTGGTGCCGGCTTCGATCGATCTGGACCTGAAGCTCCACCAGGGCGCGGACCACATTGTCGCGGACGCGTCCCAGATCATAACGGCGCTGCTGAACTTGGCTTCAAACGCCATCGATGCCGTGCAGGGCATCAAGGGAAGGATCCGCGTCACGGTCGAACGAGTGGACATCGGGGAGCCCCTCGACCATACGCTTTCCGATCCGCCGGCGCCGGGTCCCCATGCGTGTCTGGCCGTCAGCGACAACGGCTGCGGCATCCCCGCCGAGCTCATCGAGAAGGTTTTCGACCCGTTCTTCACGACCAAGCCGCCCGGTGCGGGAACCGGCCTCGGCTTATCCATGGTTCATGGTATCGTAAGCCAACACGGCGGAGCCATCGGGATAACCAGCGCCATGGGGGCCGGCACCACCATCTCCCTCTACCTTCCCCTGGCCCCCCAAAAAGAGGAGTGA
- a CDS encoding response regulator encodes MANVLVADDDEAVRFTVRDFLESAGHSVLEVRNGRECMDILSRVEGIDLAVIDIIMPEKDGVDVMREVKQLHPELPIVVMSGGGRARNLDLLEVAESLGADRVLAKPFTQEQLLTVLRACLPS; translated from the coding sequence ATGGCCAATGTGCTGGTGGCCGACGATGACGAAGCCGTACGCTTCACCGTCCGCGACTTCCTGGAATCCGCCGGGCACTCGGTGCTTGAGGTGCGCAACGGCCGCGAGTGCATGGACATTCTGTCGCGGGTCGAAGGCATCGATCTGGCCGTCATCGACATCATCATGCCCGAGAAGGACGGCGTCGACGTGATGCGCGAGGTCAAGCAGCTTCACCCCGAGCTGCCCATCGTCGTCATGTCGGGCGGCGGACGGGCCAGAAACCTCGACCTCCTGGAAGTGGCCGAGAGTCTGGGCGCGGATCGGGTTCTGGCCAAGCCCTTCACCCAGGAGCAGCTGCTGACGGTGCTGCGGGCCTGCCTTCCCTCTTAA